One stretch of Rhipicephalus sanguineus isolate Rsan-2018 chromosome 10, BIME_Rsan_1.4, whole genome shotgun sequence DNA includes these proteins:
- the LOC119406631 gene encoding prolyl 4-hydroxylase subunit alpha-1-like produces MPFGKISASAFPATHPSACCVVTVGTPTLDPAEICAVGSLPESTERLLSPFAVEELSFSEPRLWLVHDFLSPVECAALRREAFQLEPALVTEEDGRENEPDIRTAALAWLENNGTARRVHQRAAVLTGLTMESAEKLQVINYGAGGHYLEHTDPLESEEDEGDRLATILVYLSEVKEGGSTAFPKANLSIRPRRGSALFWFNLKQEPAASSRQIDYSTTHGSCTVLRGSKWIATLWIREWSQPGDLDYSLS; encoded by the coding sequence ATGCCTTTCGGGAAAATCAGCGCTTCAGCTTTCCCAGCGACACATCCTTCGGCGTGCTGTGTCGTGACAGTCGGGACTCCGACACTAGACCCAGCGGAGATTTGCGCTGTTGGCTCTCTTCCGGAAAGCACGGAGCGGCTACTCTCGCCCTTCGCAGTGGAAGAGCTCTCCTTCTCGGAGCCTCGACTCTGGCTCGTGCACGACTTCTTGAGCCCCGTTGAGTGCGCAGCGCTTCGTCGGGAAGCTTTCCAGCTCGAGCCTGCATTGGTTACCGAGGAGGATGGGCGTGAGAACGAGCCGGACATCAGAACGGCGGCGCTCGCCTGGCTTGAAAACAATGGAACCGCACGGCGCGTCCACCAGCGTGCCGCAGTGCTTACCGGTCTTACGATGGAGTCCGCCGAAAAACTCCAAGTAATTAACTACGGCGCCGGCGGCCATTACCTCGAGCACACGGATCCCCTGGAATCAGAAGAAGACGAGGGTGACCGGCTGGCCACAATTCTGGTTTACCTAAGCGAAGTAAAAGAGGGCGGCTCCACCGCCTTTCCCAAGGCCAACCTCTCCATCAGACCTCGTCGAGGGTCTGCGCTCTTCTGGTTTAACCTGAAGCAAGAACCGGCGGCGAGCTCGCGACAGATAGACTACAGCACCACGCACGGCTCGTGCACCGTGCTGCGTGGGTCCAAGTGGATTGCCACGCTCTGGATACGCGAGTGGTCGCAGCCGGGGGACCTTGACTATTCCCTTTCGTAG